Within the Miscanthus floridulus cultivar M001 chromosome 2, ASM1932011v1, whole genome shotgun sequence genome, the region TCGTACGTGAGTACCCCCTCTTCCcaagcaagttccaattcatcccACACCGgctgcatgaacacacccatattgtcgCCCGGGTGTCCAGGTATTATCAGCGTCAAGAGCACGTTCTTAGGTTCAAACATGacgccgggggggagattgagggggatcacaaACACGGGCCAgcaagtgtacggggccgccatcattccaaacgggttgaacccatctgttgccagcgctacgcgtacattccgagcctccatAGCCTTGACAGGATTCATGTTATCGAAGTGCTTCCATGCATCACCGTCCGCcaggtgtaccatcttgtcaggatggtatcttttgccattcttgtgccacgtcatctgtttcgcggactcctccgtCATATACAGCCGTTGCAGCCTCGGTACGAAAGGAAGGTGCCGTACGACCTTCTCGGGGACCTTTGACTGTTTCATGCTGCCATCAGAGCCTTCTACCAACACGAACCTAGAGGCATCGCACTTCGGACAGGTTTTTGCTTCCTCGAGGTCTCCCCTGaacaggacgcaccccttcggacaagcatggatcccctcatacgacatcttaagtgcacgaaggagcttCTGTGTAGCGTAGGTGTTCGTCGGCAGGACATGATCTGCCGGAAGCAGTCCCCCAACAATGCTCAACACGAGATCGAAGCCGTTTCGACTAATGCCCAGCTGTGACTTCAACCCTATCAGGCGTGAGACGGCATCCAGTtgcgtaagctttgtcttctcgtgaaggggcttctgtgccgactccatcatgtcgtagaaggcCTTCGCGGTTTCCTCCGGATCTTCCTCCACATCCATTCCTTCGCCAAACCGTGCTTCGTGGAAGTCTGTCATCATGTCTGCCATCCCGGCATCGCCATCATACTCCTCGAGGACGGGTCGCACCACCTCGTCCCTAATAGGATGGTATTCACCATGGTGGCGCCAACGGGTATAGTTTGGAACGAACCCGTGCTTGAACAGATCTCTCAACACCTGAGcctttactttcttcttcttgttcctgcactcgctgcagggacacggcatccgaatcgaccctttagcagctgggccgaatcgaccctttagcagctgggccaaatgcatgctccaggaacTCAGTCGTCCCCCTGATCCATTCGTGGCTCTTACTTGCGAAgcccgagtacatccactcacggtcacccATGCTCTGTCATGCGgcaatgttaacatgtgataaaaccagcaagtgcatctacaacgcgctcctaccatctaataggtgaaggataggtcctaatcccacccgagcatgcgcagacgaggttagcttccatgctccgctcccgtccgagacagaatttcggcagcacctccccgctgttctcccgatacacgtcccggcggggagagtgtgtatccagagaacaacggggaggtcctgccgaaactccgactcggacgggagcggaacatgggagctaacctcgtctgcgcatcctcgggctgtccaaataacgtggacaatccgaaacggatacggttatacatatgcgaagaacgcatacttccaaccgtatccgtttcggacgggagacgcctaactgggtaacGCGACCTATGACTACATGTGGCGGAAAGAGGGGTCATACCGCAGGTGCCGGTGAagaaaggctagcggggcagtgccgAGTCGTGCTCCTCCGGCTAGCCTCCAATGGGAGCCCtcctgaaaaagaaaaacaattagtgagaacgaaaaatttcggcagcacctcccctgtacgggaaggttaccaaacctgcaagaaaagacggcacgatggccgacaaacacatatacatgtcaggcacgatggccgacaaccacaaatgtatttccaatccatgcagaagaatataagcAGGTATTAATAAagtaaactactactactagtagtactactaccTCGTCGTCACGGACGGCGTCACCCGGCGCGTGGAGCAGAGGCGCGCGCGAGGACGGCGAGGCGGGGACGGCGCGGCGAGGCGAGGACGGTGAGGCGAGGACAGCGCGGCGAGGACCGGCGACGCAGGGCCGGCGGACGGCGAACGGCgcgcggacggcggacggcggaCGGAGCGGGGCACGCCGGATCGGGGCGGGGCAGCGACGGCGCCGGGGCGGGTCGGGGCGAGGCCGCGGCCGCTGCGGGGCCGCTCCGAGCTTCACGTCTGATGCCTCGCCCTGGCCGGGGCCGGATCGGGGCGGGCAGAAGGGCGCGGTGAGGGTCGGGCTGGCGTGCCCGGCACCGGGGGGGCCAAGCGGGGGGCCCGGCGGGGGGGCCAGGTGGGGGGACGCGCCGGGGGGGcccgcgcggggggggggggtagcGCGGGCGAGGGGCGGAGCCAGGGGGATGGGGACCACGATGGGGGGGGGGGCGCCGCTTGGGGCACGCCGGGGGGAGGGCTCCATCCGCCTGGGGTCGTCTCTGCACGGGGGCGCGGGGGGCCGCCCGGCCGCTCGGGGAGGGGGCGTCCGCTTTTAGGGGGCGCTCGGGCCCGGGGGGGGCGGCGTGCCCGTGCGCGCGGGGGGGGGCGCGCGCTGGTCTTCCGGGTGGAGGCGCGCCGCTTTGGCCGCTGGGGAGGGCGCGCGTGCCCCGGGAGGGAGGCGTGCACGGCCGCCGGGAGGGCCGGGGAGGGgatgtttttctttattttcttttcgTGTGGGTGGGGCGCGATTTCGTCACGGCGCTCCGGCCTCTGGTtggcggcgcgggcgagcgggTTTTTGGGGAGGGGAGGCGGGCGAGCGGGATAAGGCGATGatttcctttttttattatttttttccctttgccgactgccagcatgtgacgcagtcggcaaaggtctattattttttttttcaaaattttttttttaatttttttaaaaaatactttgccgagtgctctgctccctggcagtcggcaaaggttatttttgatttttttctcagaaattctttgccaactgccatcctccctggcagtcggcaaaggctctttgccaactgccactgatggcagtcggcaaagaattaatttttttttcgattttcgatcccagtttttttgtgttgccttgctacagtaagtacatgatatattccaagtttggggtcattttgatttattttgctatattccatagattttttctgtttctttgattttttccgacagctccagatttgaactgcaggtacatgaaataatggaatccggccattcagaaaatgatattcatgatgtttggagcatgttgaggccgtgtgcggggcctcACGTGAAATTTCcaccgtgttggtgtcggaacacgccgagccacgcgcgtgaaaagtgtttttaaattttataaaatcgaaacggagtccgaaaatgacgaaacttgacgacgtgtcttgtcatcgcatgcggaggctgtgataaaaatttgagaaagtttcgagcaagtggcgacgtcgggtggctaaaacctggacatctccacatgtgataactgttatcacatgtggagatgtccaggttttagccacccgacgtcgccacttgctcaaaactttctcaaatttttatcacagcctccgcatgcgatgacaagacacgtcgtcaagtttcgtcattttcggactccgtttcgattttataaaatttaaaaacacttttcacgcgcgtggctcggcgtgttccgacaccaacacggtggaaatttcacgcgaggccccgcacacggcctcaacatgctccaaacatcatgaatatcattttctgaatggccagattccattatttcatgtacctgcagttcaaatctggagctgtcggaaaaaatcaaagaaacagaaaaaatctacggaatatagcaaaataaatcaaaatgaccccaaacttggaatatatcatgtacttactgtagcaaggcaacacaaaaaaactgggatcgaaaatcgaaaaaaaaaattaattctttgccgactgccatcagtggcagttggcaaagagcctttgccgactgccagggaggatggcagttggcaaagcctgcgcctttgccgactgctgacggagtggcagtcggcaaaggtgacgGCGTGTATGGCGTCAACCGTGgcctgcctttgccgactgcaattctttgccaactgcctggcagtcggcaaagccatGGCTTTGCCCactgcctggcagtcggcaaatccaggcagtcggcaaatcctgctttgccgactgcaggaaattccagttggcaaagggacctctttgccgagtgtcgaaaaaaaacagttggcaaataaaattgcagtcggcaaagagccagttTTCTGTAGTGTAACTCATTTTCTCTTACAAAATAATTGACAAAATACAATCGTATTTGTACTTGTATGCAGACCTATAAAAAGTACTGAGCTTAAATTCATTGTCCCGTTCCATCTTTGGCTCCGTGCAACGTGGGCATATATCTAGTATACTAAAAAAACAGAGTAGGAGTACTACGTTGTAGTCATAGGTGATCGAGATGGAGGAAATAATTATAAGGTAACGAacactagaaaaaaaaaacatctctAGTGCACTAAAAATTACTATACTTATATTAATACctatatatatactccctccgctcttttttttaaatgtcttagctttgtcctaagtcaaatacttttaaatttgaccaACTATTTTGTAAGATAACTATACACATCAACAACATAAAATTTATGTTTTTACATTCACTATGAtaaatactttcataatatatgATTTACATGTTGTGAAACACTACATGGATTTGTTAAAATTGATAGTCAAAGATAGAAATTTTTTATTTAGGACAAAGGTAATATGATATGTAAAAAATAACAGATGGAATATAACGAACTCTAGCTAGTACTGTTAGCTTTAGTTTCCTTAGTGTTTAATTTAGTCGCACACTATATGCCAGCGAGTCAGCTAACCTTTTGTGTCCATATCCGTACTTCAAATCATATATAGTACCACCAAGCTAAGAAAACCTATCTAGAGCTAGCTATATTCTCGATCAAAGAGGACAACTACCCTTTACAGCAACTAGCTTTTGTTCAATTCCATCTTCCAACGATACCAGACTTTGGTTAGTCCTACACTGACGACTGAACGACATATGAATGTTACCGTGCAAGCAGAAAGAGGGTTTCATCAGATTATTAGTCGCAAACACAGTCTACATATTTTTAAGAAACTAACCAATTTTTTGAGTGCAGCATGATGATGGCCATTGTTAGTTTGTTCACTTCCATTATATTCACACAAAACTAGTGATGATACATGTTGATCTTATTTTAAGTTTTTTCTAAGACTCTAACAATTAcaacttcaatccaaactcttctTGAACGTTCTACATTTATCCATGAACTTCTAATACTTTTGTGTCTCTTTTCAAATAGTTGTATGTCTCTTAAAACGCTAGACTGCGCTATGAGTATGGGTTGATGGAGTCGTTTTAAATTTATTAATGAGTTATAAACCAATGGCAAAAAGAATAGAAAGGACACAATTTTGTCTAGAAGTGACAATCATCTATGGTACTACACCGTTAATTAATAACTACTCTTATATATGCTAGCATCATATCCAACTATGACATATAACACCTAATTCAAACTCAAAACAAAAATAAATTAGTAAGCAGTTAGATGAGTAAAGACATAGAAAACATGAAGTTTCATTTTGGCAGCAGGGGGAATGCATGCCTTGGTCTCCCTTTTGCTATCACATAATAAATATCTTAAGGCATATAGTTGTAAAGATGTGTATGTGGCTGGAAAGATGCAAAATTAATATTCAACGAACAGTGGTGAAAAGAATAATCTTGCGATACAGTTGGAATCTCTTCCTAAGGTGCAGGGTCAAGGTGAATCTCGTAGCTTGATTCTCCATACACTGGCCCAGAGAGCCATTGGAGTTAACAATAAATATAGTACATGACAGGCAGTTCGTGCTTTCTTTACGTCCACTTCACAGACCAAACGCAAGATCACATGGCAGCTAGCATTGAGCCCTATTGTTCACTtacccttgtttagttccaccccaacttcTAAAAagctgctacagtacctgtcacatcgaatgtttacggcccgtgcatagagtattaaatatagacgaaaagaaaaactaattgcatagtttggtgggaaattgcgagacgaacgttttgagcctaattagtccatgtttgaacacgtactatttgccaaataaaaacgaacgtgctacagtagccccaaaatccaaattccagg harbors:
- the LOC136537074 gene encoding uncharacterized protein; protein product: MPCPCSECRNKKKKVKAQVLRDLFKHGFVPNYTRWRHHGEYHPIRDEVVRPVLEEYDGDAGMADMMTDFHEARFGEGMDVEEDPEETAKAFYDMMESAQKPLHEKTKLTQLDAVSRLIGLKSQLGISRNGFDLVLSIVGGLLPADHVLPTNTYATQKLLRALKMSYEGIHACPKGCVLFRGDLEEAKTCPKCDASRFVLVEGSDGSMKQSKVPEKVVRHLPFVPRLQRLYMTEESAKQMTWHKNGKRYHPDKMVHLADGDAWKHFDNMNPVKAMEARNVRVALATDGFNPFGMMAAPYTCWPVFVIPLNLPPGVMFEPKNVLLTLIIPGHPGDNMGVFMQPVWDELELAWEEGVLTYDRATKRNFRMHVWYQYSMHDFLAYGLFSGWCVHGKFPCPTCKADVMFTWLAKGGKFSSFDKHRQFLPENHEFRLDVKHFTKGVQVTGPIPQVKSPAAVLADIQALEPEETGGFKGYARDHMWTHISGLTRLPYFKDLLLPHNIDVMHIEKNVAEALWATLMDVGLLC
- the LOC136537076 gene encoding arabinogalactan protein 1-like, which codes for MEPSPRRAPSGAPPPIVVPIPLAPPLARATPPPRAGPPGASPHLAPPPGPPLGPPGAGHASPTLTAPFCPPRSGPGQGEASDVKLGAAPQRPRPRPDPPRRRRCPAPIRRAPLRPPSAVRAPFAVRRPCVAGPRRAVLASPSSPRRAVPASPSSRAPLLHAPGDAVRDDESMGDREWMYSGFASKSHEWIRGTTEFLEHAFGPAAKGSIRPSC